Within the Leptospira licerasiae serovar Varillal str. VAR 010 genome, the region GGGAAGAAGAAGCAGTTGGAATCTATCTAAAAAGAGTATTCGAATTACATCGCATCGGCAGCGCCAGATACACCGAACTTTTTCAAGAAGCGGGATTTTCGGAATATTCTCAAAAATTCAGATCCTTGCATGTGGGCGGATGGATCGCTACTAAATAAGAATCTCCTAAAATGAGTATTAGCTTCTCTTACTCGGCTTAAATGCCGAGGTCATGTTCTTGGAAGCCAACTTCTTTTCGTAAAATTCCTTAGAGGCCGCGTAAATCGTTTTTTCGAAAGTAGCGTACACTGTCCCTTCTTCATCTTCGTATTTTGCGGGAAGATCGAAAACGATTTCACCTTTTTCTAATATATCTTGCTTTGTTTTTTCGATCAACTCTTCCGTGATCAAAAATCTGATCTTTACTTTGTCGAGGATCGGTCGAACGAATTTCACTTTTGCAGCCTTGTCCCAGACCACATAGTCCGATCCGAGTATCCACATCATCATCAGCATATAGTACGGATCCACGGAACTATAGATACTTCCGCCGTAAATTGTACCGACTCGATTTAATGTGCGTAGATTTTTCTTTAGACTTACATGAAGTTCTCTAAGATCGGAAGAGATGAATTGTATTTTGCCGCCGGTGCACCACAAACAAGGCCAATGGTTCAAACGAAAACGCAACCACCAAGAAGATAAGGATTCTTTTTTATCGCTAAGATATAATTTCATACGGATTCTTTGCTGTCAGATTGAAAGTAGTATTCATCTCTGCAAGGCGATTTCCCTTCTGCTCATTCCCGAAAACTACCACTTATATTCCGGTTATATTAAGATAACAAACATAGAACCTTTTTATTCTTTAGAAAACGATCGTTATGTTAACTTTTTAAAAATATTCGAAAGGACGTTGACAGGGATAAGGTTTCGAATATTTCTTTTTCTACTCCGGATATCGGAGCTAAGCATTAAACTTTTATAATGCAGAAAAACAGATCATTTGAATGGTGAAAAAATGAAAAGATCCAAGGTGCTTACTACCAAAATCGTCGCAGCCGCATTTATTTGTGCTGTTTCCCTGATGGGAGCCGGATGTAAAGATTCCTCCTCAAACTACGATTCATTGTTATTTTTAGTCCAAGCCAACGGTAAATCCGGCGGTTCTCTTCCAGCGGACATAAATTATAAAGCGGAATACCTCACTCCTGCGCCTTTAGACCAGCCGAGTGGAATACCTTTCGAAGGGGGCGGCACCAAGGGTAAAAACGGAAGAAGTCCTATCCCTGTTTACGCTCCAAAATTGCAGATTGACCCGCAGGCTTGGATGAGCAGCGGATACCAGTCCAGATCGAATACCCAGCTCAGAAACATTTGTATCCCTGGAACTCACGACTCGGGAACTTACGGGATCAACGGAATAGACGAAAATATCTCCCAAACTCAGGAATATAACGTAGGAGAACAATTGGCTCTAGGATATCGCTACTTCGATCTAAGGATCAAAAAGATAGACGGACAATTTAAGATTCACCATGGGTCCAGCGTTTCTGTTTCCGCTCAGGAAGTGTTCCAACATATCTCCAGCTTCGTAAATAATCGTAAAAAAGAGATCGTATTCGTTCATATCCAGAATGTGGATAGCATGAGCGATGCAGAGCATTACGAACTAAAGGACCAATTGGTTCTTCCATACTTAGGTTCCAGAATGGCTCCTCGTAATTTAGGGAATTCGGTGAACTTTGCCCAACTTTGGGACCTAGACAAGAATGTGATCCTAATCTGGGGCGGCGGAAATTACGCGGACTTATCTCAATTGTATTGGAACCAAGGCCAAACGATGAAAAGCGACTGGCAAAATACCGGAAGCGAATCCGATCTGATCAATGGACTTAGAGCACGTATCAAAGATAATAGAGAAGGTAAATTTTACGTAGCTCAAATGATCCTAACTCCGAATGCGACTCAGATCATCTTCCCACCTTATTGGGGAAGTATAGAAGATCTTACCAATGATAAATTGGATCATGCAAGTTTTGTTTATGACTTGGATAGAGAAGCCAAAAAATCGGGACAACGTTTGAATATCGCAATGGTAGACTTTGCAGGTCCACGCTTCTCTCAATATGCCTTCGAAGCATGTATGGATGTAAACGATCTAGAACCTAGATACTTCACTTTAAAAAGTAAACAATCCAATTTATGTTTAGATGTGAGCAGCAGCGGAACTGATAACGGAACTCGTGTTCAAGTATGGAACTGCAATAACACGAACGCCCAAAAATGGTTCTATGAACATTCTACAAGTTATCTAAGAAGCAAACTGAATAATGATAAATGTTTAGATAACGGAGCGGAGAATTGGAACGGAGGAAAGATTGTACTCTGGGATTGTAAAGATATGAACAATATGAGATTCGATTTTTACGACGATTCTATGCGGGTTAGACAAAACGAATCTATCGCTGTGGATGCAAACGGTTCTACGAGCGGCTCCTTGGTCAGCCAATGGACCTGGCATGGCGGAAACAACCAACGTTGGGAGAAAAATTACGAGTCTCCTTACTTCGCACTCGTAAACCAAGCTTCTAATCTTTGTTTGGATGTAAATAAGAGCAGCACTGATAATGGAGCAAGGATCCAAGTTTACAACTGTAACGGAACGGACGCTCAAAAATGGTATTACGATGCAGGGAACGGTTTCCTCAGAAGCAAACTAAATCCTTACAAATGTATGGATAACGGAGGAGAGGCTCGTAACGGCGGAAAGATCGCTCTCTGGGATTGTAAGGATATGAACAATATGAGATTCGATTTCGTGGGAGATAGTATCCGAAATCGGATCAACTCGTTGTATGCTGTGGATGCAAACGGAACCTCCAGTGGATCTTTAGTGAGCCAATGGGAGTTCAAAAATACGAGCAACCAACTCTGGAAAAGATCATATTAATAAATCCTAATAAGATTTATCCTCTCGGTTTTGAGGCCGGGAATATACAGAAGGTCCGGATCTTGCGGACCTTCTTCTTTTTTTAGCCCCCAAAGCTTGACTTCACAGTTGTATAAGCCTGGGCTAAAAAATACACAAAAACCGAGAAGGAACTAGAAGCAGAGATCATCCAAATCCCTAAACCGATGGGAGATCCCCAAGAATACCAAGGATAATCCGGAATTTCGTTCTTGCTATTTTCTGCCATATTTGTTCTCCTTAAATCGAATTAACTCGATGATTAATTATCTTGATTATCGAGATATTAGATGGTCGAAATAATTGCAAGATAAAAAAATCCCAAAAACGAAACCCGATCTGATGGAATCCATTATGAGCGATTCCAAAAACCTGAGTACAGTATCCATTTTATTCCACCAGACTATCGCCGATCGGCTCGGGCTTTATATCACGGATCACAAATGTGTGGACTTTTTGTTTACTCAGGGCCCTCAAACAGCGGGAGAGATCGCTAAAACGATGGGACTAAGCACTGGCGCAGTAACTTCTCTGATTGATCGATTGGAGAAAAAGGGCCTGGTGGAACGCAAAAACGATCCAAATGACAGAAGAAAGGTGAGAATTTTCCTGACCCAAGATATGGCCGCCATGCAGAAAATAGGAAGCCTGTTCGAAGGTTTAGCCAAATCGGTTTGGGAACAACTTTCTGCTTACACCGCCGAAGAACTAAAGATCATTTTGGATTATACCCGCAAATCGATCCGGATCATGGAAGAAGAAAGAGAAAAACTTTTGCAGAACCGACCGGATTCATAAACTTTTTAGAAGGATTCTACTATTTTGCTTATATTTTTAAGCTTGCTCAACTAGCCGATTTTGCGGAACAATTCTGCGAAAACTTTTAGAACTGAATGAATTCCTAATTTTTCGGGAATTTTTGGGGGAGGAAAGGATGAAAGCTTTAGTCACCGGAGCAAGCGAAGGTATCGGAAGAGAATTCGCAAAACAACTAGCTGCAAAAGGTTATCAGATCACCGCGGTTGCAAGAAACGAAGCAAGACTCAAACAACTAGTAGATGAACTTGGAAAAGGTCATTCATTTATCGTTGCAGACTTATCCGATCCGAAATCAACCGCAAAGATTCAAAAAGAGTTAGAAGATAATCATTACAATTTGCTAATAAATAATGCAGGTTTCGGAGTATACGGACCGTTTGATAAAGCGGATCTCCATAGGTTACAGGCGATGACTCGTCTTAATATCGATTCTCTCGTTTCTTTATCATATTCTTTCTTAAAAAATTCCAAAGAAGGAGATTCTTTGATGAATATATCTTCTACTCTGGGGCTTGTTCCTATGCCTTCTTCCGGAGTATATTCCGCGACCAAAGCATTCGTAACTTCTTTTAGTGAATCCTTATGGTATGAGCAGAGAAAAAGAGGTGTCTACGTTATGGGCCTTTGCCCTGGAGTGACCGTTTCCAACTTTTTCGAAAGAGCGGGAGGAGATCCTAAGGATTTTCCCAAAGCAATCGCCCAATCCGCAGAAACCTTGGTTGAATACGCTTTGGCGGCCTTGAAAAAAAGAAGTTCTCCCACTGTGGTTTCCGGTCTTCCGAATAAAGTTTTAGTAAAAGTTTCTAAGCTGATCGGAAGGAAAGCTACGGTTAAATTGATGGGAAAAATGAGGTAATAAATAAGATGACGTCCCCTTTTTTTGGAGAATTTTTAGGCACATTTGTGCTCATACTTTTAGGAGACGGAGTAGTAGCCGGAGTTTTATTAGAAAAATCTAAAGCAAAAGATTCCGGTTGGATCGTGATCACTGCAGCCTGGGCATTCGCGGTTATTTTAGGAGTTTTTACGGCCAAAGCATTCGGAAGTGCGGATGCTCATTTAAATCCCGCAGTTACTTTAGCTTTTGCGGTACAATCAGGAGAATATTCCAAAATTCCAATATACCTTCCCGCACAATTTCTGGGGGCGTTCTTAGGAGCCGTGGCGGTATACCTGCATTATCTTCCTCATTGGAAGGAGACAAAGGATTCCGGAAAAATTTTGGCAGTGTTCTCCACTGATCCCGCAATTTCTAACCCACCTTCCAACTTTATCAGCGAATTTTTAGGCACCTTCCTATTGATCATCGGACTACATTCCATATTCTCCCCTCAGATCGCAGATGTGACCACTCCGATCGGTGTAGGATATGTGGGCGTTCTGGTCTGGGTGATCGGACTTTCTATGGGCGGAACCACGGGATACGCGATCAATCCGGCAAGAGATCTGGGACCGAGGCTCGCGCATTATATTCTTCCTATCGCAAACAAAGGAAACTCGGGATGGAAATACGCATGGCTTCCAATTCTTGCTCCTTTAGCAGGCGGAACAGTCGCAGGAATATTCTTAAAATCTTTACTATAATCGGCAGGATCGAATCGAAGTATGAAATCACTCCATATCAAGCAAACATTCTTAATACTCTTTTTAATCTATTTATCTTGCGGCGGAGAACAGATTCGAAACGTTCCGATCGACGGAAACTTGGATCTGCAAGGCCATAGAGGTGCCAGAGGTTTAAAACCGGAAAACACCTGGCCTGCATTCGAAGAAGCTCTTTCCCAAGGAATGACCACACTCGAGTTGGATACTGTCCTGACCAAGGATCAGAAAATCATAATACATCATGATTCCGAATCCAATCCCGCATTATGCTCCAAAAAAGACGGATCAGAGATCATTTCCAAATCCATTTACGAACTTACTCTTGCCGAATTAAAACAACTGGACTGCGGAGCTAAAAAAAATCCTAAATTCCCCGAACAGATCTCCGTTCCTGGAACCGAACTTTTAACCATCCAAGAATTTTTTGAAAAGGTCCAAACTTGGGAAAGAACCGGAAAAAGAAAAATTATCCCTAAATTCAATATAGAGACAAAATTCCCGAATGATGAACAGTCACAAGTCTCTAACGAAATTTTAGAAGCTCACGTTAGTCTTTTGATCAAAGCAATCGAAGCTGCTAAGGTTGTAGATCGCACAACGATCCAATCTTTTTATCTTCCAGCACTTCCTTTAGCTAAGAAAAAAAATCCTAAGATCCAAACTTCTGCGTTATTCTCTCTCACTTATCCGCAAGGAGCGGCTATGAAATTCGGGCTCGGTGGTTCCAGACGAGAACTTGTTTTAAATCAAACAAAAGAGTTAAAAGCGGATATTATTTCCCCTTATTTTTTATATGTTACGGATGAATTCGTTTCAAAGGCGCATTCTTTAGGAATTAAAGTGATTCCTTGGACCGTGAATGATACAGTTGAAATGGAAAGATTGATTAAAGCAGGCGTAGATGGAATTATTACGGATTATCCGGATCGGTTGAATTCCGTTCTTAAAAAACATTAGACACACTTTCGGTTCTGCTTATCCTAACTGGAAGTGAAGCGGTCTCTTTTACTTCTTTCCACTTTTTTGTTCTGCTTCTCTTTAGAAGCGGCGCCGATCCGAGACGGAGTGTTGCAAATTTCCCCTCAGGATCTCGAGGAACATTCCGAACTCATTCCATTAAACGGGAATTGGCAATTCTTATATGGAGAATTTGTTTCTCCTGAAAAAAGTTCCGCAGCTAGTTGGGACATGTTATCCGTTCCTCACTCTTGGCAAGATACCAAAAAAGGAGATCAAATTCTTCCGAGAGAAGGAGCGGCAAGCTTTCGTTTATCCATCATCTTCCCGGAAGAAGATCTAAAAAAAGAGATCGGATTGATGATGCCTGACTTCGCATCAGCTTACAAATTATATTATAACGGAAGATTAATATATTCTTCTGGAAACCCGAGCTTAGAACCTTCTTCTGAAATACCTAGGATCAAATCGGTATATTTACCTTTAAGAGTAGAAAGAACAAATACTGAAATTTTAATACAAGGCTCCAACTGGATCAATAATTTCGGCGGTTTCTGGCAGGTTCCAAAAATTGGGACCTTAGAAGCGATCTATAGGGAAAAGCTGATCACTCAATCAAGAGAATCATTTTTGTTCGGTGGACTTCTTCTCATCGGACTTTATCATACGGGACTTTTTCTTTTTAGAAGAAAGGAAAGATCCGCATTCTATTTTGCATTATTTACATTTTTAGTAACTTTGAG harbors:
- a CDS encoding MarR family winged helix-turn-helix transcriptional regulator, with the protein product MSDSKNLSTVSILFHQTIADRLGLYITDHKCVDFLFTQGPQTAGEIAKTMGLSTGAVTSLIDRLEKKGLVERKNDPNDRRKVRIFLTQDMAAMQKIGSLFEGLAKSVWEQLSAYTAEELKIILDYTRKSIRIMEEEREKLLQNRPDS
- a CDS encoding SDR family NAD(P)-dependent oxidoreductase → MKALVTGASEGIGREFAKQLAAKGYQITAVARNEARLKQLVDELGKGHSFIVADLSDPKSTAKIQKELEDNHYNLLINNAGFGVYGPFDKADLHRLQAMTRLNIDSLVSLSYSFLKNSKEGDSLMNISSTLGLVPMPSSGVYSATKAFVTSFSESLWYEQRKRGVYVMGLCPGVTVSNFFERAGGDPKDFPKAIAQSAETLVEYALAALKKRSSPTVVSGLPNKVLVKVSKLIGRKATVKLMGKMR
- a CDS encoding ricin-type beta-trefoil lectin domain protein, coding for MKRSKVLTTKIVAAAFICAVSLMGAGCKDSSSNYDSLLFLVQANGKSGGSLPADINYKAEYLTPAPLDQPSGIPFEGGGTKGKNGRSPIPVYAPKLQIDPQAWMSSGYQSRSNTQLRNICIPGTHDSGTYGINGIDENISQTQEYNVGEQLALGYRYFDLRIKKIDGQFKIHHGSSVSVSAQEVFQHISSFVNNRKKEIVFVHIQNVDSMSDAEHYELKDQLVLPYLGSRMAPRNLGNSVNFAQLWDLDKNVILIWGGGNYADLSQLYWNQGQTMKSDWQNTGSESDLINGLRARIKDNREGKFYVAQMILTPNATQIIFPPYWGSIEDLTNDKLDHASFVYDLDREAKKSGQRLNIAMVDFAGPRFSQYAFEACMDVNDLEPRYFTLKSKQSNLCLDVSSSGTDNGTRVQVWNCNNTNAQKWFYEHSTSYLRSKLNNDKCLDNGAENWNGGKIVLWDCKDMNNMRFDFYDDSMRVRQNESIAVDANGSTSGSLVSQWTWHGGNNQRWEKNYESPYFALVNQASNLCLDVNKSSTDNGARIQVYNCNGTDAQKWYYDAGNGFLRSKLNPYKCMDNGGEARNGGKIALWDCKDMNNMRFDFVGDSIRNRINSLYAVDANGTSSGSLVSQWEFKNTSNQLWKRSY
- a CDS encoding glycerophosphodiester phosphodiesterase, with the protein product MKSLHIKQTFLILFLIYLSCGGEQIRNVPIDGNLDLQGHRGARGLKPENTWPAFEEALSQGMTTLELDTVLTKDQKIIIHHDSESNPALCSKKDGSEIISKSIYELTLAELKQLDCGAKKNPKFPEQISVPGTELLTIQEFFEKVQTWERTGKRKIIPKFNIETKFPNDEQSQVSNEILEAHVSLLIKAIEAAKVVDRTTIQSFYLPALPLAKKKNPKIQTSALFSLTYPQGAAMKFGLGGSRRELVLNQTKELKADIISPYFLYVTDEFVSKAHSLGIKVIPWTVNDTVEMERLIKAGVDGIITDYPDRLNSVLKKH
- a CDS encoding MIP/aquaporin family protein, which produces MTSPFFGEFLGTFVLILLGDGVVAGVLLEKSKAKDSGWIVITAAWAFAVILGVFTAKAFGSADAHLNPAVTLAFAVQSGEYSKIPIYLPAQFLGAFLGAVAVYLHYLPHWKETKDSGKILAVFSTDPAISNPPSNFISEFLGTFLLIIGLHSIFSPQIADVTTPIGVGYVGVLVWVIGLSMGGTTGYAINPARDLGPRLAHYILPIANKGNSGWKYAWLPILAPLAGGTVAGIFLKSLL
- a CDS encoding DUF4442 domain-containing protein, producing the protein MKLYLSDKKESLSSWWLRFRLNHWPCLWCTGGKIQFISSDLRELHVSLKKNLRTLNRVGTIYGGSIYSSVDPYYMLMMMWILGSDYVVWDKAAKVKFVRPILDKVKIRFLITEELIEKTKQDILEKGEIVFDLPAKYEDEEGTVYATFEKTIYAASKEFYEKKLASKNMTSAFKPSKRS